A stretch of the Lolium perenne isolate Kyuss_39 chromosome 3, Kyuss_2.0, whole genome shotgun sequence genome encodes the following:
- the LOC127342653 gene encoding uncharacterized protein, translating into MAPVTQRSVVSYTLTGPPTIGSLGPAPTATGDLFVDLLDAGFNKAGATKPPTTAKGRTENLSPTFVSSGDPCLDFFFHVVPGTPASSVASLLAAAWAAEPATALRLACNLRGVRGTGKSDREGFYAAALWMHAQHPTTLALNALPVAQFGYLKDLPELLHRIIHGGVSTRTPGKKARRAAASGGGFLVRGRGSGFGGRRGRGRGGGFGGRRGRGRGGGYGGRRGGRFMGYRGSRFDSRTPSRRAFKGRRIFIGTSEERVAASLERDRKLSAQAAVERRRKRAEAVARAVERYNRDPSYRFLHDRTADMFTDLLAADMRKLVDGKVNDLSLAAKWCPSLDKCYDSSTLICEAIARRLFPKGSAPELPSDLPDAHYAYRARDRLRKEVLVPLRRTLMLPEVFISARAWGSVAYKRVASVAMKNYKDLFLKHDPERFGLYLADVEAGKAKIAAGALLPHEILESIDDASGGSVANLQWQRMVSDLLALGKLSNCIAVCDVSDSMTGLPMQVCVALGLLLSELSDDPWRHRVITFSARPQLHRVEGNTLSEKARFVREMHWGMNTDLQAVFDQLLGVAVAGSLPPERMVRKVFVFSDMEFDVASSRPWETDHEAITRKFTEAGYAVPELVFWNLRDSKSVPVTAGQKGAALVSGFSKNMVKLFLGSGDILSPRAVMEKAIAGPEYQKLVVFD; encoded by the coding sequence ATGGCGCCGGTGACTCAGCGATCCGTGGTCTCCTACACCCTCACCGGCCCGCCGACGATCGGCAGCCTTGGACCGGCTCCCACCGCCACAGGCGACCTTTTCGTCGACCTGCTCGACGCCGGCTTCAACAAGGCGGGCGCGACGAAGCCGCCGACGACGGCGAAGGGGCGCACGGAGAACCTCTCGCCGACGTTCGTCTCCTCCGGCGACCCCTgtctcgacttcttcttccacgtcGTCCCGGGCACCCCGGCCTCGTCCGTCGCCTCCCTCCTTGCCGCGGCCTGGGCCGCCGAGCCGGCCACCGCGCTCCGCCTCGCCTGCAACCTCCGTGGCGTGCGCGGCACCGGCAAGTCCGACCGCGAGGGCTTCTACGCCGCCGCGCTCTGGATGCACGCCCAACACCCCACCACGCTCGCCCTCAACGCGCTCCCGGTGGCCCAGTTCGGGTACCTCAAAGACCTCCCCGAGCTCCTCCACCGCATCATCCACGGCGGCGTCTCCACCAGGACTCCTGGGAAGAAggcccgccgcgccgccgcctcagGAGGTGGCTTCCTGGTCCGTGGCCGAGGAAGCGGCTTCGGGGGTCGTAGGGGACGCGGCCGAGGCGGCGGCTTCGGGGGTCGTAGGGGACGCGGCCGAGGCGGGGGCTATGGGGGTCGTCGGGGCGGACGTTTCATGGGTTATCGCGGCAGCCGCTTCGACTCACGTACGCCCTCGCGACGCGCGTTCAAGGGTCGCCGGATCTTCATTGGCACTAGCGAGGAGCGCGTCGCTGCCAGCCTCGAGCGCGACCGGAAGCTCTCCGCCCAGGCCGCCGTGGAGCGCAGGAGGAAGCGCGCGGAAGCCGTGGCCAGAGCCGTCGAGAGGTACAACCGGGACCCGAGCTACCGCTTCCTGCACGACCGCACCGCCGACATGTTCACCGACCTCCTTGCCGCGGACATGCGGAAGCTCGTCGACGGCAAGGTCAACGACCTCTCGCTCGCCGCCAAATGGTGCCCGTCGCTGGACAAGTGCTACGACAGCTCCACCCTCATCTGCGAGGCCATCGCGCGCCGCCTCTTCCCCAAGGGCTCGGCGCCGGAGCTCCCCTCCGACTTGCCGGACGCGCACTACGCCTACCGCGCGCGCGACCGTCTCCGCAAGGAGGTGCTGGTGCCGCTGCGCCGCACGCTCATGCTTCCCGAGGTCTTCATCTCGGCGCGCGCGTGGGGTTCCGTTGCGTACAAGCGCGTGGCCTCCGTGGCCATGAAGAACTACAAGGACCTCTTCCTCAAGCACGACCCCGAGCGCTTCGGCCTCTACCTCGCCGACGTGGAGGCCGGCAAGGCCAAGATCGCGGCGGGCGCGCTGCTCCCGCACGAGATCCTCGAGTCCATCGACGACGCCAGCGGCGGCTCCGTAGCGAACCTGCAGTGGCAGCGCATGGTCTCGGACCTGCTGGCGCTCGGAAAGCTCAGCAACTGCATCGCCGTGTGCGACGTGTCGGACAGCATGACCGGTCTCCCCATGCAGGTCTGCGTCGCGCTCGGCCTCCTCCTCTCCGAGCTCAGCGACGATCCGTGGCGCCACCGGGTCATCACCTTCAGCGCGCGGCCGCAGCTTCACCGCGTCGAGGGCAACACGCTCTCGGAGAAGGCCCGGTTCGTCCGCGAGATGCACTGGGGCATGAACACCGACCTCCAAGCGGTGTTCGACCAGCTCCTCGGCGTGGCCGTCGCCGGCAGCCTGCCTCCGGAGCGGATGGTGAGGAAAGTGTTCGTGTTCAGCGACATGGAGTTCGACGTGGCGTCGTCGAGGCCGTGGGAGACGGACCACGAGGCCATCACGAGGAAGTTCACGGAGGCCGGCTACGCTGTGCCGGAGCTGGTGTTCTGGAACCTGCGTGACTCCAAGTCCGTGCCGGTGACGGCGGGACAGAAGGGAGCGGCTCTGGTGAGCGGGTTCTCCAAGAACATGGTGAAGCTGTTCCTCGGCAGCGGAGACATATTGTCGCCCAGGGCTGTCATGGAGAAGGCCATCGCCGGACCCGAGTACCAGAAGCTCGTCGTCTTCGACTGA